A window from Corvus cornix cornix isolate S_Up_H32 chromosome 8, ASM73873v5, whole genome shotgun sequence encodes these proteins:
- the METTL11B gene encoding alpha N-terminal protein methyltransferase 1B has translation MAYKAAHLAFKSRWHKTDEELCRHSMSFVLHKAIQNDFFKCYLYLLEKLPLVKLYALTSQVINGEMQFYARAKHFYREVPATEEGMMGDYIELSNTDVESSREFLRKFVGGVGKAGTNRALDCGSGIGRISKHVLLPVFKSVELVDMMENFLAEVPNYLQGKEDRVEMYYCKSLQEFTPAPQRYDVIWIQWVSGYLTDKDLLEFLIRCQDGLKDNGVIILKDNVAREGCTLDCLDSSVIRDLNILHSLIEMSGLTVLREERQEGFPEQCVPVWMLAMQKGPAHS, from the exons atGGCCTATAAAGCAGCACATTTGGCCTTTAAGTCACGCTGGCACAAGACAGACGAAGAGCTCTGTCGGCACAGCATGTCCTTTGTCTTGCACAAGGCGATCCAAAATGACTTCTTTAAGTGTTACCTTTATCTGCTGGAAAAGCTTCCTCTGG TGAAACTTTATGCTCTGACAAGTCAAGTCATCAATGGGGAGATGCAGTTCTATGCCAGGGCCAAACACTTCTACCGGGAGGTGCCTGCCACGGAAGAAGGAATGATGGGAGACTACATCGAGCTCTCCAACACAGATGTTGAATCCTCCCGGGAATTTCTCAGGAAGTTTGTTGGG GGGGTGGGGAAAGCTGGCACCAACCGCGCCCTGGACTGTGGCTCTGGGATAGGTCGGATCAGCAAGCACGTCCTGTTGCCGGTATTCAAGAGTGTGGAACTGGTGGATATGATGGAGAATTTCCTGGCTGAGGTCCCAAACTACCTGCAGGGCAAGGAGGACAGAGTGGAGATGTATTACTGCAAAAGCCTCCAGGAATTCACACCAGCCCCACAAAGATACGATGTCATCTGGATTCAGTGGGTTTCAG GATATCTGACAGATAAAGATCTCCTGGAGTTTCTCATCCGGTGCCAGGATGGCTTGAAGGATAATGGTGTTATCATTCTGAAGGACAATGTGGCCAGGGAGGGCTGTACCCTGGACTGTCTGGACAGCAGCGTGATCCGAGACCTGAACATCCTGCACAGCCTTATTGAAATGAGCGGACTCACCGTCCTTcgagaggagaggcaggaggggtTCCCTGAGCAATGTGTCCCTGTCTGGATGCTAGCCATGCAGAAAGGCCCTGCCCATTCCTGA